The sequence below is a genomic window from Oreochromis aureus strain Israel breed Guangdong linkage group 12, ZZ_aureus, whole genome shotgun sequence.
tgccAGGAAATTGAGCGCAGTTATTCACTGGAACATATGCAAACATACGTGTATAAGGCAAAAACCGAGTTTGTGCAATTATAAAGAGCTTGGaattcaatatttggtatgaccacctttattcttcagcacagcctgaactctcatAGACATAGGTCTTCAGGAAAACTGAAGACTACttcaaggacattcaaagctcttctctgGATGTTGGCTCCCTTTTAGTTCTGTTCTCCATctagatgatcccacactgcttcaataatgttgaggtccaggttcTGGGGAAGCTAATCTACCTAGGTAGATTAAACACATTGGCAATGTGTTTGAGTTCATTCTCATGCTGACAAATTAAGCTGTTGTCAGTTAAGACGTTTTGCAGATTGTACTGCATGGTGAATCCAAATCTGGcagtacttttctgcattcacaATCCTGTCAATTTTTAAAACagccccaacaccactggctggcAAATGGAGCCCTAAACAATGAGAGagtctccaccatgttttacaaatggctGTAGACGCTCACTGTTGTACTTCTTTTCTGACTTCCTCTCTACATACTGACAATGATTTgaccaaaaatgtcaaatttgtgTTCTTCAATCTATCAGACACATTTTCCACTGATTCAGTccaattcttgtgtaatttggcaaacCTCAgcattttcttcctgtttcccttcctcaaaaatggcttcttgacagccacccttccactgagaccttttctaatgaggcttcagtgaacagtagatggatcaactgaacggccagatgcatctctcggGGTCCTGCATCAGGTGGTCTTTGCTGaatttctttccatttcttaaggacatggcTTTCAGATGTTgttcatttgtgctgtttttcatagattcaactatAGAAATGGAAACAAGTTATCCCTTTCTACATCACGTTGCTAGTAATAAtatgcctaaagatacaataaaaacaattattatttttttgcttagttgtcttttatgtgtagacacaacactggttcatcccttgagttggGGGCCTTTTTTTTATCATTGAATGAGTCATAGGTCAGAGTTAAGTGGTTtagcaaacaacaaaaacattccaCTGAAAACGGTCAGGGAGGAGGACTGGCCTAagtaaaaaagcagccaatgtcgaaagaaaaacttttaaagacctccagaaagcctggagaactattgctcaaaaccaatttaaaatgacaagaaagtttGGCTCCTTAAAGGCAAAATATCAAGATATGAGGGGCTcgtgacttttgcacagtactgcagATTACGGTTAAAGATCTTACTATTCAGCTGGTACGTCTCCACAAGGATCCAAACACCGTTGATGGCCACCACCACATCTACAGTCACAAAAAAACTTTGATAAGACACTTGATCAGTATCTCTGATAGCAGCTGGGACAAGGTCAATGATTACACTTACACATAGCATACTGAAAGGCCTTTGACTTCACAAGCAAATGGATACCTAATAAAGCAGAAAGGAAAGTATCCACAATAAGGGATCAAGAGCCAATCTTATTTTGCCTGAcaacagaagaaaagagaaaaagagaacttTCCTTTGAAAATGAGGAAGGCTGTGTGTGGAAGATCATCAAACCAGTGTTCTCCACTGCGGCGTGCCTAAACAACACACAGATTGACAGTAAATGTATATTTGAATCAACCAGAGGAGCACAAAAATAGAGCGGCTACACAGCAGAAATGTCAGGCTAATTACCTTCCATTTAAGGCCAGTGACCTCATAGAACTTATAAAAGTCCTGCAGGCTGCAACAGAACACACCACCATTAAATTAGTGACAAAGCAAATCAATGTAAAAGGATTTTCATTCTGAGAAGTGGAAGGGAGACAGTTACCTGAGCATGGGAGCCCCTGATGTGTTAAGAGCTTTGTAGGTGAGGAAGCGGTCTCTTGCAGACATGCGTGGTCTGTAAAAACGCATCAGACCATCGAACTGCTTCAGCGACACACCCATCGGTCTCTGTGTAACACAGAGAAATGTAAGAAAACACCTGACAGTGttacagaaaaaggaaagacatgttacaaataaaacaaaacaaaacaaaacacaggcaTACCTGACGGCTAACTAACAGCTGAAAGGCATGGTCGATAGCAGAGCGTTTGTGAAGCAAGAGAGATTTAAACTTCATTTTCTCAACATCATTAAATGTATCAAACACGACCGCCAGGAGCTGGAGAGGGGGTCACAGACAGCGACGATGAGTAACTGGGAAAACTTCAAGCCATGTGCATTTTCAATAGGACTCAAAGACATCTCAGaaattgtgaaaaaaacaaGCTTCTTCTACCAGGTTCATGATAAAGTAGAGCTCGATAGAGAGGTATACAATGAAGAAAACACAGGACCAGCTGTTCTTGGAGTATGCTGGCATCATCACATCAGGGAAACTACAAAAGTGAAAGAGAGATGTCATCAGATGCAGACTGAGTCATAAGatgcaaaaaattaaaaaaaatgtggaagCAAATTAAGCAAAAGTGGCAAAAGGATTTATGAGAAGCTCTAAACGTGGTGAGTACTGCTTACATGCCACATGTGTAAAGATAACCAAGCGGCAGTAGTACGTGTATTGCCGTGCTTACTTTgctgtggtcagcagcacaAACAGGCTGACAAGGCTGTTCTCCAGAGTGTTGAAGTACTGTGGTGAGAGGATAGGGTTCAAGACAGGAAATATGACCAGACAAAACTGGCACAAAGAAGAACCACCCAAATCCCTGAAATGACATAACTCAAACAAACTCTTGTAAGTGAGATGGAGGACTCAACATACCGGATCAGAGGTGTTCGTGGAGAAGAGACAGAAGCCTGGAGGACACAAAGAGCTAATCAAATACAAACATTAACTAAAACAGCTTTCTTCATAAGGCGTTTCCTCTGTTTGATTTAACAAATACAGGACAGAAAATAATCAAAGTGTTTCTTTATATACATTCTTACCAAGAATAGCAAATATAACCatgaagaaaagcagcagcaggaggatgtCAATAAAAGGCGGGAGTGACTGGAAGATCTGACGCAAGTTTCTGATTGGATGAAAGAAACCTCGTCAGTGACAACTGCCTTGTGGGTGGCCAcaatagaaaacaaaagaacttcTTAGAAACATTTGTTAGCAAGATAGATGGAGCTGAAATCTCACTgagtttgtttaattttgtcTGGCTTTGCAAACCTACAGAGTTGAGTCACTGTTTTCTTTCACATGACAAGACTTTTGCTTGGAGCCTGGGCGGGGATGACTAGTCTCTCTGTTCCCGCTAGTATTTTCCAGTATGCAAGTCAAATTTGTGCTCAatcaaaaatgtaatttctaCTTTGTGGCAATGACTTGGGCCACactgaatctgtgtgtgtgtgagtgtgtaggTCATTACTTACCTGCGCACAGCACCACAATATCTACAGTCTACCAGAAATATTGGTCTGAGCGCTCTGGTCACTCGCATGTGAGAGGTTTGTCGGATCAGAACCACTATGGCCTCCACAAACTGTACCAGTAACACACACGTCTGTGCAAAGAGAGAAGACAACATGAGTACAGTGTACGGTAATGAAAGCTGAATCCCCAACTATAACATCAGATCTGCAGACAGCAAAGTTTAATCGCCTTTCTTCAGTCTAATCCCTAATTTAGACGTCTGCTGGGAATCTTTGTATCACCTACATAAGTGGTCGACGTCATTGCTCACAtttatgcttgtgtgtgtgtgtggtgggttACGTTTTAATTACAGTGTGGTCGTGTCCCGATGTTTTATCCGGGATGCCAACtgatacaaaaaaaattaagtgcTGCAAATTGTTTTCCCTCTTGGGTCCCCACTTTTTTTTGTGctcgttttttttttgtgtgtgtgtgtcttttcccCAGAAGCGAACATATTTGTCCCTCTGTTTTGCCATTTATTTGTACATTCCCTCATTTAAAGTCATCTGAGATTGTTAGTAGATACAACTATGGTATGAATTTGAAAAACCTATCTGACTTTCTTCTTGAGTTATGGCATTCATAAGATTTTTTAGAAAACGTGACATCTGATCGTAACTGAGATCCACACAATATGACAGCAACCcgactgccacacacacactcacaataaTGTCCTGCaattattaaattaattaacATGTAACAGTTACCTTAACCATGGTCCTCTTGTGCCGTATGAAGGTGTGGAAGCCTAACCAGCGGAGTTTCATGCATAGCTCAAATGCCACCATAACCAAAGCCAGCAGCTCCAGTGTGGCATGGACCTGAATGACATCAAATACACAAGTTATAAAGGAAACTAGCCACTCATTAGCcattttgttaggtacacctattAAACTGCACATCAACACAAGTCTTTAatgagccaatcacatgacacaTCACATGGTGTTTAGGCGTGTCAAGGCAACCTGCTGGTAGAATtcgtgtaaacaacatgaaagcatggatccctCCTGTCTTGATTTATGATTAATGATGCTAGTGCTGTAATGATGtggagatattttcttggcacattttgggccccttagtaccaactgagcatcctTAAAACACCACAGTCTACCTGAGTAATGTTGCTAATCATGTGGATGGCTTTATGACCACATTgtgcccatcttctgatggctgcttctagCAGGacaacacaccatgtcacaaaactaATCTCAAACTGAGACAGAGAGTTCACTGtcctcaaatggcctccacagtcaccagatttcAATCAGAGCCCCTTTGGGATGAACTGGAGATTCTCACCacggatgtgcagccaacaaatctgcagcaactgtgtgatgctatcatgtctaTGAGCAATATTTCCTGCACCTTGATGAATGTGCAGAATTTGTCCAGTTCTGAAGAGGAAAAGGGGTCCAACCCAGTGTTACCAAGATGTAAATTATAAAGTGGCCTGGGACTGTAAGTTACAGTTGTGTTTTTAGTTTCTATGAGTATGTTAGCGAGTAGAGATTCACTCACATAGACATCCAGGCGCAGTGAGGGTACAGCGGGGGCCTCACACAGTGAgagcatcagcagcagcaggcctGTAAGCAGCTCCATCATGTAGAACAGGTGGTTGTGCGCAAACAGGTACGCTGCAAGCGCCTTTGGGTTTCGAGGGTGAGTGAAGAACTTATCATTGTTCTCTCCTTCCTACACAGAAAATGTACAAGTTACACATTTGTGCATACAAGTTGGCAAAAGTGATGTATGGATGTGAACGTTTCAAATTTTTTAAACAGCTTTAATTCCCCGAACagagtgttttttaaattcaaacttTTTCCTTCCAAACGACAcataacagaaaatatttttctggACTTAATTTCAACTGAGCATAACTCAACATTCAGACCAACAACGTAAAAAGAACTTCTCAAAGGCATAAAAAAGCGAATACAAGTATGCATACTTAGCAAATGCACAGGTATGCttactgttatttttaatttgcagCTCTTCAAATGATTTAAAACAGCCCAACCAAATCTAGGAGCCAATTTTAGGGATTAAAACATTCAGACATTGATAAGAGACACACAGATAAATATTGGTTGACAGCAGCTTTGTTGTCTGATTTATGAGTGTTTATAAGTTTGTTCTTCGTCATTAATTTTGCATTGGCTGCATATTCAAACATGttgtgagaaagagaaagactttaaaacagtaatttatttataatgaaGATTGCTTCTTtccctaaaaagaaaaaaacaaacagaccagTCCTGGCCAACTTGGCATTTTACTCATCTGTATCATGTCAGTTCAAAGGTTTTACAAATCAGTAATCTACGTTCTGTTGAATGTGTCGATACCATTATAAAAGTTGGATTTTTGCATAAACGCTGTGTATAAATCAACAAATCTGCAATTGGCCAATAATCAACCAATAAAATCAGTCGGGCACAATTTTTTTACACCAATTGTGGctttttaaaatacagttaCAAAACCTTATGAGGTTATGTTTTTGTATCAGCAACAAGATGAAAATCCCAACATTgcctttgtgttttattttgcacaGTTTTGCATGTTTATAGATTTATAACAACCTGCAGCTTCTCAGGGTGTAAATATAGCTCACAGGGAGAGGACAAGGTTTAACCATCTAGAAGTAATACAGTGTAGAAGGTATAATAAAACTATAATGTGATCATGTGAATGTGTGCATACACTACTAAATGCAGCAATGCTCTGGTTGTAAATACCTGCAGGTAGATGGCTGCCTCTTGGTAGTTCATCTCCCAGCTTTGTCGCAAAGACACATTTTGGGATCTGTAGTTTTGTGGGCCAGGCGTTGAGATCACAGCGTTGTTAACTATGTCATAACTGCCTCCTCCATCTGGAAGACAAGACTTAATTGTGAGTGTTCTCATACACCCCTTATTTATGTGAGTCACACAAAGGGGTATCCGCCTACCAATGCATTCTAGTTCTAACTGTAAGGAAAAGGATGAAGTCACTACAGGGCTCTCGATATGCGACTGATCTTCACGGAAACcagctgcctgtgtgtgcgAACTCTCCATTTGTCAGTCTGGATTCATCAGCTGTGTGACGGTATTAACATCCCTCACTTCCAAGGACCAAGTGCACATATGTGTCACAGTCACAGTATGCTGGTCTCGTTCCAGCATCAATACACATCTGGAGATACAGATGGCCAGAcattccacacagacctgatgCAAACAACAGAAACCAAGTCATAAGTGGATCCGGATGAAATCCTTATAGATCCGGAAATATCCCGGAGATCAAAAGGACTCTGGAGACCGGACCCCTTTTAAAATAATCACAGATGCTCTTGAGGTTCCGCACTTGTAGTTCTTTGAGAATCAGTTGCTTGTTTTGGAATAAAAGTCACACAGAAGAgtgatattacatttttttgccAGATGGAAAAATTACCTCCTCCTGCCTCTGTGGCACAATGTGAACCTTGATCCCAGTGCTGCCAGTCAGTAATAAAGTGTGCTTTCAATCATATCACATTTGCTATTAAGCCTCGTACCCCAAACAGGATGCAGGCACGAGACAGAAAAACCACAGCAGGAACTGATTTTGAAATACCAGACGACAGCGAGTGACTAACTTCGGAAGACACGAAACTCCTATATTAGGACTTAAAACAAATAAACGTAATATCGTATAAATTGAGTCAAGTGACCAAGATAAAATCCAGACAAAGTCAGTATTCAAACTCAAGCCTGGTCCCAGGTTCTTCCTCAAACAAAGCTGTCCCTCCATGCGGCTTTCTGCAGCTGCATACTTTACTCTGGCGCAAGTCTGTTGGGGTACTCTTCCCACACACTGTACATCACATATTTTCTCTTCGGGCACGACTCCTTAGAATCCAACGTGCTGCAGGTCACAGATGTTTTCTATCCACCATGACAGCAGCAGACTGAGCTGAAACGAGAAGCTCAAGTTCCAATCCAGTGGCAGCCTACCCGTTACTCTGACAGACGTACACCCATCGTCTGCTGTGTGCCACTCCGACCACTCATTTGTTTGAGAACAATAATACGTTTGAAGCTCCCAGTCAATAACACAGTGACGTCAGGCTCACATAAACAGATCCAGCAGTCATGTCTACTTGTCCCAGAAAAATAAAGGGTCCGGAACATGggcaataaaaactaaattccTCACTTCTATCCAAGCATGTGATTTGTCACTCAAGTGATAAGAGGCAGCTTTATTTCACAGAGTCCAGGTTCATACTCCCTCTATTTCCAGAAGGCTTTGGCAGCAAGCAGGCAACAACAGCACGATTTGTCCCACTTGTACACCACTCCCATATATGACAGAAAAAACACTCTCCTCTTCCTGTTCATGCCAGAGCTAGAGAAAATGatactcacacactcacacacacacacacacacacacacgctaccCATATGCACCGGGGAGGGGCTGAGGGGCACACAGTTCTAAGCTGAGCCAGCAGTTTTTCAGATGGGTCATTTTGTAGCTTATATGTGAGGAAAACAAAGGCAGCAGGATTACTATGTCAAGCAGATGCACAGATACTCATACATGCTCCACCCACACGTGATCCCAGAGCCTGGTGGACAATCTGTTTTCTCCATTCAAACAGCAGAGCCTGGATGTGCAACATATATGCAGCTGACCGCTTCTGACTGCACCAGTGCATTATGGtaagttaaaaaacaacattaactCCATCTATATACAgctataataaaataaacagtttatgCAAACGCTCCTCTCTGAATACTGTAGTGTACAGTAAAAACAACCATCAGAGTTCAATACTCAGCTGACACTTTATCTGGAGTACCTTTAGAAAAATATTGAttgaactgtttttgtttaaatacctggtgtcaaccatccaaagcgaCAAACAGCGGCGCAAGAGagatgaagaagagagtgcagacaGGGTGGAGTGGTTGGAGACAAGTGCCAGGGGTGGTTTGTGACAAAGgacagcagcaagagtgaaattGAAGGTTTACAAAATGATAGTGAGACCTGCTGCAATGTACAGTTTGGAAATGGTGgctctgacaaaaaaaaaatgaaggcagAGCTGGAGGTGGCACAGTTTTGGTTAGGAGTCACCAGAATGGACAGGATTAGAGATGAGTATATCAGAGGGACAGATCAGGCAGTGGGCTTAGGAGACAAACTTCAAGGGGCAAGGTACAGTGGAGAGATAGTGGATGTATTTAATAAAGGATGCTGAACatagagctgccaggcaggtgaaaaggaggaagagcacagagaagattcaAGGGTGTAGCCAAAAAGAGAGGGTTGGCAGGACAAAGGAGGATGTAGgaatagggtgagatggagggagataatctgctgtggtgacctctGAAttgagcagccaaaagaagaagaagcagactGAACCTAATAGTGTATTTAAAATGTTGGGGGTGAACGAACCCCCAACACCACAGCCTTCTTAAAGGTGGGGATTATTACACAGGTGTTACACAGGAGTGCATCCGTTTTGGGATCTGTGTATTACCTTTATGTCTACTGCGACAGCATTGCAGTAGAGACACCAAACCACTTCCCACGATCATGTTCCTTTCCTTGGTGTATATGTACGTTGTTTGCATTGCTTGACTACAGAGGTATGTGATGATATCACTGTACAGACTTACTTTCGTCTCCTCTTTCAGGCTCCTCGCTGAGCAGACCACTATTTGCTTCGTCCCAGGTTAAGATGAGAGGCACATCGTCGTCAGTCTCCATGCTAGCTAGCAGATAAACAGACTGCAACCTACTTTGAATTCCACCTTTTTGTCAGACTTAATATAAGCTACCTAACAGCTAAATAAGTGTAAGGTTTTCTCCGGAAACAGCAGTACAACTGCACATCTTGTTGAGGACGGACGACAGGGTTAGATTTTAGCTGACCAACCGAACAGTTTCTATCCTGTGCAAGTTCAAATATCGATAGTAGAATAGTCAAAATCAGGCTCTAGCGCCTCTTACAGTATGCTAAACAGACATGGGGTTGGGGAGCTTACAGATTTGGTGTTTTCCTTGTCACAAATATCTATCTCCGATTTAACTGGCTCGCTGTCACGCAGGCTAACAAGCTGGCCGTCTGGGTCCATCGCGGCACTACCATCTCCGCACAGCTACACAACTAATTTGATTACACATAGATAGATAACCACTCACAGCTAATTGACGTCTAGCTTTATCTTTTTGAAAGCAACATTATGTACAAGAACGACGCCGCAAAAACTCTAGCGATACCTACAACTTATGGGCAGAACTGGATAAACAAACTTTTACGACACTGGCAGCAGTTAACGGCAGGCTAAGTAAGTGACCATGGATATTTCCAAAGTAAAAGACGGCAATTTTAACACATTATAGTATATTAATTTAAAGGTAATACGTGTATGAATTTGTTTGAAATATGGTAAAGTAttcatatatgtgtatatattttgTCAACATAAGCAATCTGTAATATGATCCAATGCTGAAGCGGTAAAGGCTATTTGGTATCCTagcaacaagaaaacaaataaaacccaTACACTTACTGAGGGACGTCTACAGGTATGTAGCTTAGCTAACTTTGTATATTACACAACTAAAGTAAAAGCTG
It includes:
- the tpcn1 gene encoding two pore calcium channel protein 1 isoform X2 yields the protein METDDDVPLILTWDEANSGLLSEEPERGDENGGGSYDIVNNAVISTPGPQNYRSQNVSLRQSWEMNYQEAAIYLQEGENNDKFFTHPRNPKALAAYLFAHNHLFYMMELLTGLLLLMLSLCEAPAVPSLRLDVYVHATLELLALVMVAFELCMKLRWLGFHTFIRHKRTMVKTCVLLVQFVEAIVVLIRQTSHMRVTRALRPIFLVDCRYCGAVRRNLRQIFQSLPPFIDILLLLLFFMVIFAILGFCLFSTNTSDPYFNTLENSLVSLFVLLTTANFPDVMMPAYSKNSWSCVFFIVYLSIELYFIMNLLLAVVFDTFNDVEKMKFKSLLLHKRSAIDHAFQLLVSRQRPMGVSLKQFDGLMRFYRPRMSARDRFLTYKALNTSGAPMLSLQDFYKFYEVTGLKWKARRSGEHWFDDLPHTAFLIFKGIHLLVKSKAFQYAMYVVVAINGVWILVETYQLNSGFSWSKLVPWSYIVFLTIYGVEVLLKISGLGPVAYFSSGWNLFDFSVTVFAFLGLIALAFDKEPFYFIVILRPLQLLRLFKIKQRYRNVLDTMFELFPRMASLGLTLIIFYYSFAIVGMEFFADVVYPNCCNTSTVADSYRLINNTQGNKTVLEEGYYYLNNFNNILSSFVTLFELTVVNNWYITMEGVTSMTSHWSRLYFMTFYIVTMVVMTIIVAFILDAFVFRMNYSRKNREPLENPEDENGIVFEVEVSRDDVLAALELYKQMCPGSSSLSSLQGVLQTMDKSGHSSLVYLGRRSRTKSDLSMKMYEEEIQEWYAEYSREALPEPDQSLERDPDSPMPDLSPFPEPQLNSQTGPHSIN
- the tpcn1 gene encoding two pore calcium channel protein 1 isoform X1, with the protein product MESSHTQAAGFREDQSHIESPVVTSSFSLQLELECIDGGGSYDIVNNAVISTPGPQNYRSQNVSLRQSWEMNYQEAAIYLQEGENNDKFFTHPRNPKALAAYLFAHNHLFYMMELLTGLLLLMLSLCEAPAVPSLRLDVYVHATLELLALVMVAFELCMKLRWLGFHTFIRHKRTMVKTCVLLVQFVEAIVVLIRQTSHMRVTRALRPIFLVDCRYCGAVRRNLRQIFQSLPPFIDILLLLLFFMVIFAILGFCLFSTNTSDPYFNTLENSLVSLFVLLTTANFPDVMMPAYSKNSWSCVFFIVYLSIELYFIMNLLLAVVFDTFNDVEKMKFKSLLLHKRSAIDHAFQLLVSRQRPMGVSLKQFDGLMRFYRPRMSARDRFLTYKALNTSGAPMLSLQDFYKFYEVTGLKWKARRSGEHWFDDLPHTAFLIFKGIHLLVKSKAFQYAMYVVVAINGVWILVETYQLNSGFSWSKLVPWSYIVFLTIYGVEVLLKISGLGPVAYFSSGWNLFDFSVTVFAFLGLIALAFDKEPFYFIVILRPLQLLRLFKIKQRYRNVLDTMFELFPRMASLGLTLIIFYYSFAIVGMEFFADVVYPNCCNTSTVADSYRLINNTQGNKTVLEEGYYYLNNFNNILSSFVTLFELTVVNNWYITMEGVTSMTSHWSRLYFMTFYIVTMVVMTIIVAFILDAFVFRMNYSRKNREPLENPEDENGIVFEVEVSRDDVLAALELYKQMCPGSSSLSSLQGVLQTMDKSGHSSLVYLGRRSRTKSDLSMKMYEEEIQEWYAEYSREALPEPDQSLERDPDSPMPDLSPFPEPQLNSQTGPHSIN